In Pirellulales bacterium, the following are encoded in one genomic region:
- a CDS encoding HipA N-terminal domain-containing protein, with translation MSARQAIVRIDGQRVGTLSEEGRQVAFRYDPEWVANPASVAVSMTLPVTDKPYVTDGLHPFFENLLPEGWLLELATKKLKISKDDVFGLLIATCADCVGAVEILPAEEAT, from the coding sequence ATGAGCGCGCGCCAAGCCATCGTGCGGATTGACGGGCAGCGCGTCGGGACGCTGTCCGAGGAAGGCCGACAGGTCGCTTTCCGCTACGACCCGGAATGGGTTGCCAATCCCGCCTCGGTCGCCGTCTCGATGACGCTGCCGGTCACGGACAAGCCGTACGTCACCGACGGCCTGCACCCGTTCTTTGAGAATCTGCTCCCCGAAGGCTGGCTGTTGGAGCTGGCAACCAAGAAGCTCAAGATTTCCAAGGACGATGTGTTCGGCCTCTTGATCGCCACCTGCGCCGATTGCGTCGGCGCAGTCGAGATCCTGCCGGCTGAGGAGGCGACATGA
- a CDS encoding sugar porter family MFS transporter, with protein MHLGFVWRVCTVAALGGLLFGYDWVVIGGAKPFYEQRFQIAANPLAQGVAMSTALWGCLAGAALSGRLADQIGRKRPLTLAGALFTVSAVATALAGDLTTFNVARFVGGIGIGLASNLSPLYIAEVSPAGMRGRLVSLNQLLLVTGILAAQLVNWRIASDVPATAEGAALAATWCGRIGWRWMFAAEAIPAVGFLALSLLVPESPRWLVKAGRPDDARRVLARIGDDAYAATELSAIQASTAAHAKRPFRLGQLLEPSLRRPLQVGVGLAVLQQWCGINVIFNYAEEVFRAAGYQVRDIMFVIVVTGLVNLLFTLVGMAAVDRFGRRKLMLSGAGGLTVLFGLLGAFYFVGSQGPHMVALVLASIACYAMSLAPVTWVVISEIFPTRVRGTAMSAAVFALWLACSLLTFTFPWLNSRLGAAGTFWLYAAICAVGLAFMALRLPETRHRSLEEIERDFASQ; from the coding sequence ATGCATCTCGGATTCGTGTGGAGAGTCTGCACAGTCGCCGCGCTGGGCGGCCTGCTGTTCGGCTACGACTGGGTCGTCATTGGCGGGGCGAAGCCGTTTTACGAGCAGCGATTTCAGATCGCTGCGAACCCGCTGGCCCAAGGCGTCGCTATGAGCACCGCCTTGTGGGGATGCTTGGCGGGGGCCGCGTTGTCCGGCCGGCTTGCCGACCAGATCGGACGCAAGCGGCCGCTTACGCTGGCCGGGGCGCTCTTCACCGTCAGCGCCGTGGCGACGGCGCTGGCAGGCGATTTGACGACCTTCAACGTCGCACGGTTCGTCGGCGGGATCGGGATTGGATTGGCCTCGAACCTGTCGCCGCTGTACATCGCCGAGGTGAGCCCGGCCGGCATGCGCGGGCGACTCGTCTCGCTCAATCAGCTGCTGCTGGTGACCGGGATTCTGGCGGCGCAACTCGTCAATTGGCGGATCGCATCCGACGTGCCCGCCACGGCGGAAGGGGCGGCGCTGGCGGCGACCTGGTGCGGTCGCATCGGGTGGCGATGGATGTTCGCCGCGGAGGCGATTCCCGCCGTCGGGTTCTTGGCCCTTTCGTTGCTCGTGCCGGAAAGTCCCCGGTGGCTGGTCAAGGCGGGGCGGCCCGACGACGCTCGCCGCGTGCTGGCGCGGATCGGCGACGACGCCTACGCCGCGACCGAACTCTCGGCCATCCAAGCCTCGACGGCCGCTCACGCCAAGCGGCCGTTCCGCCTGGGGCAACTGCTGGAACCGAGCCTGCGGCGACCGTTGCAAGTGGGCGTGGGCTTGGCCGTGCTCCAACAGTGGTGCGGCATCAACGTCATTTTCAACTACGCCGAAGAGGTGTTTCGCGCCGCCGGTTACCAGGTCCGCGACATCATGTTCGTGATCGTGGTCACCGGGCTGGTGAACCTGCTGTTCACGCTGGTCGGCATGGCCGCCGTCGATCGCTTCGGGCGGCGGAAGTTGATGCTGTCCGGCGCGGGGGGGCTGACGGTTCTGTTCGGTTTGCTCGGAGCGTTCTACTTCGTCGGCAGCCAAGGCCCCCACATGGTGGCGCTCGTGTTGGCGTCGATCGCCTGCTACGCCATGTCGCTCGCTCCGGTGACCTGGGTCGTCATCTCCGAAATCTTCCCCACCCGCGTGCGCGGCACGGCGATGTCGGCGGCCGTGTTCGCCTTGTGGCTGGCGTGCTCGCTGCTGACGTTCACGTTCCCGTGGCTGAACTCCCGCCTGGGGGCGGCGGGGACCTTTTGGCTGTACGCCGCCATTTGCGCCGTCGGCTTGGCGTTCATGGCGCTCCGCCTGCCGGAGACGCGCCATCGCAGTCTGGAAGAGATCGAGCGCGACTTCGCCAGTCAGTGA
- a CDS encoding helix-turn-helix transcriptional regulator — MARNFGKDIGEFVRARRKAGGFTQGELGDLAGVGRRFVSELERAKPTVRMDAVNKVLAVFGKTLGVVDAPRDGES, encoded by the coding sequence ATGGCCCGAAACTTTGGCAAGGACATCGGCGAATTTGTTCGCGCACGAAGGAAGGCCGGGGGCTTCACTCAGGGCGAGCTTGGGGACCTGGCCGGCGTCGGGCGGCGCTTCGTTTCCGAGCTGGAACGGGCCAAGCCGACCGTACGCATGGACGCGGTGAACAAGGTGCTGGCCGTGTTTGGCAAGACGCTCGGCGTCGTCGATGCGCCGAGGGATGGCGAATCATGA
- a CDS encoding DUF5107 domain-containing protein: MFLDKRVYQGSSGAVYPFPVVESVGDACRPQTYEAALLENEYLRLMILPELGGRLQMALDKTNDYRFVYWNRVIKPALVGLTGPWISGGIEFNWPQHHRPSTFLPVDCDLERHADGSATVWCHEIDRMVGTRGMHGFRLRPGRAYLELVVRLSNRTNQPETFLWWANPAVHVDEHHQSIFPPDVRAVMDHGKRAVSTFPIATGEYSKVDYSAGVDISRYKNVPAPTSYMACASNFDFVGSYDHGRQAGLLHVASHYVAPGKKQWTWGCGEFGRAWDRRLTDEDGPYVELMCGVYTDNQPDFSWLAPGEEKSFSQYFMPYKGVGVVKNATRDAALGLEIRGTQAVVRAYATARQPGASLSVRLGDRELLRCVVDCDPRASIEVTADVPPGVDEDALVVVLEDGRGRELVSYRGVPEEFPMPEPARPVPEPAELDSAESLYLAAIHLVQYRHATRRPADYLREALRRDAGDVRCNTAMSRLRYRRGEYAAAKRHAAAAVARATRHNPNPLDGEPFVLLGLAEAALDNERAAIQAWHKAAWSAASQPQAYFELAKAALRQGDPAEAQRMLARCLERNANHSQARHLEVCLLAERGERVAAKRLAERELARDPFCLGIVYAYVTDLGGDPQLLERRLRHDSHSYRQLAHDLADAGLMRQAEDVLQRYLDRCGDRRPDPQLVYCLAWLRGRRGDADAVRELLRLAASLPRHEFFPNSLHDLRALEFAVAVEPGDARAWCDLGNLLFSKQRDDEAIDCWERAARLAPEFPQPRRNLGLAYYNKRRDAPAAWAAMDAALRLDPADGRVLFELDLLAKRLNHPAADRLRRLEAHRACVDARDDLTLEFVTLLNQLGEHQRALRTLLSRTFQPWEGGEGKPSSQYVLALVQLARRALGAGEFALADELLQRAFVWPASLGDGKLPGIQENHLHFWRGVALRGLQRHDDARQCFDAASAGPASLAPAQFYNDPPPETSFYQGLANLAQGRRAAAVERFQALVSYGERHFDEPASIDFFAVSLPDFLVFEADLAASQQVHCRFLRALGLIGLDRLPEAEAEFQQILAVDANHLGALLHRPLCQAREREALLVGGPHDEAGAPPPRSAAGDRA, encoded by the coding sequence ATGTTCCTCGACAAGCGGGTCTATCAGGGGAGCAGCGGGGCCGTCTATCCGTTTCCGGTCGTCGAGAGCGTGGGCGACGCGTGCCGGCCGCAGACGTACGAGGCGGCGCTGCTGGAGAACGAGTACCTCCGGCTCATGATCCTGCCGGAACTCGGCGGCCGGCTGCAGATGGCGCTCGACAAGACGAACGACTATCGCTTCGTCTATTGGAATCGGGTGATCAAACCCGCGCTGGTCGGCTTGACCGGTCCGTGGATCAGCGGCGGCATCGAGTTCAATTGGCCGCAGCATCATCGCCCCAGCACGTTCCTCCCGGTCGACTGCGATCTGGAGCGGCACGCCGACGGATCGGCGACGGTCTGGTGCCACGAAATCGATCGCATGGTCGGCACGCGCGGGATGCACGGGTTTCGGCTCCGACCGGGCCGGGCGTATCTGGAGCTCGTGGTGCGGCTCTCCAACCGCACGAACCAGCCGGAAACGTTTTTGTGGTGGGCCAACCCGGCCGTTCACGTCGACGAGCATCACCAGTCGATCTTCCCCCCCGACGTCCGGGCGGTGATGGACCACGGCAAGCGGGCCGTCAGCACGTTTCCGATCGCCACGGGAGAGTACTCCAAAGTCGACTACTCCGCCGGCGTCGACATCAGCCGCTACAAGAACGTCCCGGCGCCGACGTCGTACATGGCCTGCGCGTCGAACTTCGACTTCGTCGGGTCGTACGACCACGGCCGGCAGGCCGGCCTGCTCCATGTGGCGAGCCATTACGTCGCGCCCGGCAAGAAGCAGTGGACCTGGGGGTGCGGCGAGTTCGGCCGAGCCTGGGACCGGCGCCTGACGGACGAAGACGGGCCCTACGTCGAGTTGATGTGCGGGGTCTACACCGACAATCAGCCCGATTTCAGCTGGCTGGCGCCGGGCGAGGAGAAGTCGTTTTCTCAGTATTTCATGCCCTACAAAGGGGTGGGCGTCGTCAAGAACGCCACCCGCGACGCGGCCCTCGGCCTGGAAATCCGAGGGACGCAAGCCGTGGTGCGGGCCTACGCGACCGCGCGCCAGCCGGGCGCCAGCTTGTCCGTGCGTCTCGGAGATCGGGAGCTGCTGCGGTGCGTCGTCGACTGCGACCCCCGCGCCTCGATCGAGGTCACGGCGGACGTTCCCCCCGGCGTCGACGAAGACGCGCTGGTCGTCGTCCTCGAAGACGGCCGCGGGCGGGAGCTCGTCAGCTATCGCGGCGTTCCCGAAGAGTTTCCGATGCCCGAGCCGGCGCGGCCCGTCCCCGAGCCGGCGGAGCTGGACTCGGCGGAGTCGCTCTACTTGGCCGCGATCCACCTGGTACAGTACCGTCACGCCACGAGACGCCCCGCGGACTACCTGCGCGAAGCGCTGCGGCGCGACGCCGGCGACGTGCGGTGCAATACGGCGATGAGCCGACTCCGCTACCGGCGGGGGGAATACGCGGCGGCGAAGCGTCACGCCGCGGCCGCCGTCGCCCGGGCGACGCGTCACAATCCCAATCCGCTCGACGGCGAGCCGTTCGTGCTCTTGGGTTTGGCCGAGGCCGCGCTCGACAACGAGCGGGCGGCGATCCAAGCGTGGCACAAAGCGGCCTGGAGCGCGGCGTCCCAGCCGCAAGCGTACTTCGAGCTCGCCAAAGCGGCGCTCCGGCAAGGCGATCCGGCCGAGGCGCAGCGGATGCTGGCGCGGTGCCTCGAGCGCAACGCCAACCACAGTCAGGCGCGGCACCTCGAGGTCTGCCTGCTCGCGGAGCGCGGCGAGCGGGTCGCGGCCAAGCGGCTGGCGGAGCGGGAGCTGGCGCGCGATCCGTTTTGCCTGGGGATCGTCTACGCCTACGTCACGGACCTGGGGGGAGACCCGCAGTTGCTCGAGCGGCGCCTGCGTCACGACAGTCACAGCTATCGACAGCTGGCGCACGACCTGGCCGACGCCGGGCTCATGCGGCAGGCCGAGGACGTCCTGCAGCGGTACCTCGATCGCTGCGGCGACCGCCGGCCGGATCCGCAGTTGGTCTACTGCCTGGCCTGGCTGCGCGGTCGGCGCGGCGACGCCGACGCGGTCCGCGAACTGCTGCGCCTGGCCGCCTCGTTGCCGCGGCACGAGTTCTTTCCCAATTCGTTGCACGATCTCCGGGCCCTCGAGTTCGCGGTCGCCGTCGAACCCGGCGACGCCCGCGCGTGGTGCGATCTCGGCAACCTGCTGTTCAGCAAGCAGCGCGACGACGAGGCGATCGACTGCTGGGAGCGCGCCGCCCGGCTCGCGCCCGAATTCCCGCAGCCGCGACGCAACCTCGGCCTGGCCTACTACAACAAGCGGCGCGACGCCCCGGCGGCGTGGGCGGCGATGGACGCCGCGCTTCGGCTTGATCCCGCCGACGGGCGGGTCCTGTTTGAACTCGATCTGCTGGCCAAGCGCCTCAACCATCCCGCCGCCGACCGCTTGCGGCGACTCGAGGCGCACCGCGCCTGCGTCGACGCCCGCGACGACCTGACCCTCGAATTCGTGACGCTGCTCAATCAGCTGGGCGAACACCAGCGGGCGTTGCGCACGCTGCTGTCGCGAACGTTCCAGCCCTGGGAGGGGGGGGAGGGAAAACCCTCGTCGCAGTACGTGCTGGCGCTGGTCCAACTCGCCCGTCGCGCCCTGGGCGCGGGCGAGTTCGCGCTGGCCGACGAGTTGCTCCAGCGGGCGTTCGTCTGGCCCGCGTCGTTAGGGGACGGCAAACTCCCCGGCATTCAGGAGAATCACCTCCACTTTTGGCGCGGCGTGGCGCTCCGCGGCCTGCAGCGGCACGACGACGCCCGGCAGTGCTTTGATGCGGCGAGCGCCGGGCCCGCCAGCCTGGCGCCGGCGCAGTTTTACAACGATCCCCCTCCGGAGACGAGCTTCTATCAGGGCCTGGCGAACCTGGCGCAGGGGCGTCGCGCCGCCGCCGTCGAGCGATTTCAAGCGCTGGTCAGCTACGGCGAGCGCCACTTCGATGAGCCCGCGTCGATCGACTTTTTCGCCGTCTCGCTTCCCGACTTCCTCGTGTTCGAGGCCGATCTCGCGGCCAGCCAGCAGGTGCATTGCCGGTTCCTGCGGGCGTTGGGGCTGATCGGCTTGGACCGGTTGCCGGAGGCCGAGGCCGAGTTCCAACAGATTCTGGCGGTCGACGCGAACCACCTCGGCGCGCTGCTCCACCGGCCGCTCTGCCAGGCGCGGGAGCGGGAGGCGCTGCTCGTCGGCGGCCCGCACGACGAGGCCGGCGCGCCGCCCCCCCGCTCCGCGGCCGGCGACCGCGCCTGA
- a CDS encoding HipA domain-containing protein, with translation MSQACRICLGEVTDESDYHPRCLRALFGTTKVPILDLETSKLHTAALAMVGHTSLSGIQKKISVNLSADRATLQVAAVGGRYVLKPQTGTYPALPENEHVTTRLARLVDIEVAPNGLVSLKDGALAYIVRRFDRTLDGRKLPQEDFCQLAELPPKDKYDDGSAELCVKLIRKYADEPPVELLKLYRLLLFAWWTGNGDMHLKNFSLLTGDDGITRLTPAYDLVCTRLAIPDDQLALPLQGQTDNLSRGVWRRFAAYCNLPDKVALRLLERQASVLGDAHAQIDRSFLPDDQKEAYKRLVAERSDAIS, from the coding sequence ATGAGCCAAGCCTGCCGCATTTGCCTGGGCGAGGTCACCGACGAAAGCGACTACCATCCGCGCTGCCTGCGCGCGCTGTTTGGAACGACGAAGGTTCCGATACTCGACCTAGAGACCAGTAAGCTGCATACGGCGGCTCTGGCAATGGTCGGCCACACGTCGCTTTCCGGCATTCAAAAGAAAATCTCGGTCAATCTCTCGGCCGATCGGGCCACGCTCCAGGTCGCGGCCGTCGGCGGACGCTACGTGCTCAAGCCGCAGACCGGAACCTACCCGGCCTTGCCAGAGAACGAGCACGTCACCACGCGACTGGCCAGGCTCGTGGACATCGAGGTCGCGCCCAACGGGCTTGTCTCGCTCAAGGACGGCGCGCTCGCCTACATCGTCCGACGCTTCGACCGCACGCTCGACGGCCGCAAGCTCCCCCAGGAGGATTTTTGCCAGCTCGCCGAGTTGCCCCCCAAGGACAAATACGACGACGGGTCGGCGGAGCTGTGCGTCAAGCTGATTCGCAAGTACGCGGACGAGCCGCCGGTCGAATTGCTCAAGCTGTACCGACTGCTCCTGTTCGCCTGGTGGACCGGCAACGGCGACATGCACCTGAAGAACTTTTCGCTGCTGACCGGCGATGACGGAATCACGCGCCTGACGCCCGCTTACGACTTGGTTTGCACGCGCCTGGCGATCCCTGACGACCAGCTCGCGCTGCCGCTGCAGGGCCAGACGGACAATCTGAGCCGGGGCGTGTGGCGGCGATTCGCCGCATACTGCAATTTGCCGGATAAGGTCGCGCTGCGCCTGCTCGAGAGACAGGCGTCCGTCTTGGGCGATGCGCATGCGCAGATTGACCGGAGTTTTTTGCCCGATGATCAGAAAGAAGCCTACAAGCGGCTCGTTGCCGAACGCAGCGACGCGATCAGCTGA
- a CDS encoding DNA-binding transcriptional regulator: protein MPKRVILLIESSRAYGRDCLLGVADYVRAHGGWRVLQVERGLGERLPAGLADWQGDGVIARIESEPIAEQIARLGLPTVDLRGAFHPPRGAMFDADHEAIARLAAEHFLHRGFRHFAYCGFSGVDFSDKRGRAFLAHLEHRAASRQAYEPPRRVSGQVTVLRSEASGEFESAQLGAWLRRLPKPVAVLACNDVRGRQVLEACSQGGVPVPEEAAVLGVDDDQVICELSAPPLSSIRPAARRIGFEGAAMLDRLMNGASPPAEVVLVAPQGLAQRQSSDVAAVEDQDVAATLAFIRDHAGGGLSVQDLLNRIPLSRSTLERRFRVAVGRSPAAEIERVRMSRAKALLCDTDYGLDRIARLTGYQSASQFAAAFKRCANSTPGAFRKAQAVPRG from the coding sequence TTGCCGAAGCGCGTCATCCTGCTGATTGAGAGTTCGCGCGCCTACGGCCGCGACTGCCTGCTGGGGGTCGCCGACTACGTGCGGGCGCACGGGGGGTGGCGGGTGCTCCAGGTCGAGCGGGGCCTGGGCGAACGCTTGCCCGCCGGACTGGCCGACTGGCAAGGCGACGGCGTCATTGCGCGGATCGAGTCGGAGCCGATCGCCGAACAGATCGCGCGGCTGGGACTGCCGACGGTCGACTTGCGCGGCGCGTTCCATCCCCCCCGCGGAGCGATGTTCGACGCCGACCACGAGGCGATTGCGCGCCTGGCGGCGGAGCATTTTCTGCACCGCGGCTTCCGACATTTCGCGTACTGCGGCTTCTCCGGCGTCGACTTCTCCGACAAGCGCGGGCGCGCCTTCCTGGCGCACCTGGAGCATCGCGCCGCGTCGCGGCAGGCGTACGAACCGCCTCGCCGGGTAAGCGGCCAAGTCACGGTGCTGCGGTCCGAAGCCAGCGGCGAATTCGAAAGCGCGCAACTCGGCGCGTGGCTGCGCCGCTTGCCGAAGCCCGTGGCCGTGCTCGCCTGCAACGACGTGCGGGGGCGGCAGGTGCTCGAGGCCTGTTCGCAGGGCGGCGTTCCGGTCCCCGAGGAAGCGGCCGTGCTGGGCGTGGACGACGACCAGGTCATCTGCGAACTGTCCGCCCCGCCGCTGAGCAGCATTCGCCCCGCCGCCCGCCGGATCGGTTTCGAAGGGGCCGCGATGCTCGACCGCCTCATGAACGGAGCGTCGCCCCCGGCGGAGGTCGTGCTCGTCGCGCCGCAGGGGCTGGCCCAGCGCCAGTCCTCCGACGTCGCCGCCGTGGAGGATCAGGACGTCGCCGCGACCCTCGCGTTCATTCGCGATCACGCCGGCGGCGGGCTGAGCGTTCAGGACCTGCTCAATCGCATTCCCCTCAGCCGCTCGACGCTGGAGCGACGATTTCGCGTCGCGGTCGGACGTTCGCCGGCCGCCGAGATTGAACGGGTCCGGATGAGCCGCGCCAAGGCGCTGTTGTGCGACACCGACTACGGCCTCGATCGGATTGCGCGGCTCACGGGCTATCAATCCGCGTCGCAGTTCGCCGCGGCCTTCAAGCGGTGCGCGAACTCGACGCCGGGGGCGTTTCGCAAGGCCCAGGCCGTCCCTCGCGGATGA